The DNA window TTCAGTCAGCGTGACCTGGTCGAGCGGGCGCGCGACGCGGGGGCGATGGCGTATCTGGTCAAGCCGTTCACCAAGTCGGATCTGGTGCCGGCCATCGAACTGGCGGCCAGCCGCTTCCATGAGATCACCGCGCTGGAGAACGAGGTCGCCAACCTGTCCGACCGCCTCGAGACGCGTAAGCTCGTCGAGCGCGCCAAGGGCGTGCTCATGCAGACCCAGGGGCTGTCGGAGCCGCAGGCATTCAAGTGGATTCAGCGCACCGCGATGGATCGTCGCACTACCATGAAGGCGGTAGCCGAGGTGGTGCTGGAAAATCTGGCCCCGAAGTAGGCCAGTCCTTGCGCCCCGGCTGATGAAGGCCGGAAATTTTACTTTCCGGAAACCTTATCGCGATGAAAAATACGAAACGATCTCATTCGGATGATCCGAATGTGATGCGCCGCTAACGTACCAACGCTATGTTCTGACCGGGCTGACGTGGTCGGCCTCCTCGGAGAGAGCCCGGGGGAGCACAGGACGTAGAGGTGAAACGTGCTTAGTTCGACATGGCGCAGTCGTTCGATGCGGGGTGCATTGGCCATCGGTGCCGCCGCCGCACTCGTGTTGACGGGGTGCAGCGATAAATCGACCGACGGCGGTTCGGGTGGTACCTCCGGCAGCAGTGGCGCTGGTGGCCTGACGATTCAGCCGGTCATGCAGATCGATGCCAACGGCAAGCAGGTGCCCAAGTCGGACTCCGCCGCCGCTGTCGACCCGGCCGGTGATGGCAAGGCCACCTGCCCGGCGGGCACCGCGATCGCCATGGCGGGCGCGCTCACCGGTCCGGACGCGGCCCTCGGCATCAACATCGTCGACGGTGTGAAGCTCGCGCTGGACAAGCACAACAAGGCCAACCCGGGCTGCAAGATCGAGCTCAAGCAGTTCGACACCGAGGGTGACCCGCAGAAGGCCACCCAGGTCATCCCGCAGATCGTCAACGACAAGTCGATCATCGGCCTGGTCGGTCCGGCGTTCTCCGGTGAGACCAAGGCGACCGGCAAGATCCTCAGCGACGCCGGCCTGGTCTCGACGACCGCCTCGGCCACCAATGAGACGCTGACCCAGAACGGCTGGACCAGCTTCTTCCGTGGTCTGGCCAATGACGGCGTGCAGGGTCCGTCCGTCGGCAAGTACCTGATCAACACCGCGGGCTACAAGAAGGTCTGTGTCATCCAGGACAACACCGACTACGGCACCGGTCTGGCCAAGTCGATCATCGATGGCCTCGGCTCCGCGAACGACGCGTCCTGCAACGCCAGCATCAAGAAGGGTGACAAGGACTTCTCCGCCACGGTCACCAAGATCGCGAGCGCCGCGCCGGACGCCATCTTCTACTCCGGCTACTACTCCGAGGGCGCCCCGCTGGCCCAGCAGTTGAAGTCCGGTGGCGTCAAGGCGGTCTTCGTCTCCGCCGACGGCACCAACGATCCGCAGTTCGTCGCGCAGGCCGGTAGCTCGGCCAAGGGCGCGGTGCTGTCCTGCCCGTGCGGTCCGGCGCCGGAGCAGTTCACCAAGGACTACAAAGCACTCAACGGCGCGGAGCCGGGCGTGTACTCCGTCGAGGGCTACGATCTGACCACGATCCTGTCCAAGGGCATCGACGCCGGTAAGCTGACCCGCCCCGACCTGCTGGAATACGTGCGGTCCTACGAGGGCAACGGTTTGGCGCGTCAGTACAAGTGGAACGCGACCGGTGAACTGTCC is part of the Nocardia sp. NBC_00565 genome and encodes:
- a CDS encoding branched-chain amino acid ABC transporter substrate-binding protein, which codes for MRGALAIGAAAALVLTGCSDKSTDGGSGGTSGSSGAGGLTIQPVMQIDANGKQVPKSDSAAAVDPAGDGKATCPAGTAIAMAGALTGPDAALGINIVDGVKLALDKHNKANPGCKIELKQFDTEGDPQKATQVIPQIVNDKSIIGLVGPAFSGETKATGKILSDAGLVSTTASATNETLTQNGWTSFFRGLANDGVQGPSVGKYLINTAGYKKVCVIQDNTDYGTGLAKSIIDGLGSANDASCNASIKKGDKDFSATVTKIASAAPDAIFYSGYYSEGAPLAQQLKSGGVKAVFVSADGTNDPQFVAQAGSSAKGAVLSCPCGPAPEQFTKDYKALNGAEPGVYSVEGYDLTTILSKGIDAGKLTRPDLLEYVRSYEGNGLARQYKWNATGELSNALIWIYEVK
- a CDS encoding ANTAR domain-containing response regulator → MSNTAGGAATKRDAGAKRVVVAEDEALIRMDLVEMLTEEGYQVVGEAGDGQQAVDLAVEHRPDLVIMDVKMPRRDGIDAAAEIASKRVAPVVILTAFSQRDLVERARDAGAMAYLVKPFTKSDLVPAIELAASRFHEITALENEVANLSDRLETRKLVERAKGVLMQTQGLSEPQAFKWIQRTAMDRRTTMKAVAEVVLENLAPK